In one Diceros bicornis minor isolate mBicDic1 chromosome 2, mDicBic1.mat.cur, whole genome shotgun sequence genomic region, the following are encoded:
- the LRRC3B gene encoding leucine-rich repeat-containing protein 3B: MNLVDLWLTRSLSMCLLLQSFVLMILCFHSASMCPKGCLCSSSGGLNVTCSNANLKEIPRDLPPETVLLYLDSNQITSIPNEIFKDLHQLRVLNLSKNGIEFIDEHAFKGVAETLQTLDLSDNRIQSVHKNAFNNLKARARIANNPWHCDCTLQQVLRSMASNHETAHNVICKTSVLDEHAGRPFLNAANDADLCNLPKKTTDYAMLVTMFGWFTMVISYVVYYVRQNQEDARRHLEYLKSLPSRQKKADEPDDISTVV; the protein is encoded by the coding sequence ATGAATCTGGTAGACCTGTGGTTAACCCGTTCCCTCTCCATGTGTCTCCTCCTACAAAGTTTTGTTCTTATGATACTGTGCTTTCATTCTGCCAGTATGTGTCCCAAGGGCTGTCTTTGTTCTTCCTCTGGGGGTTTAAATGTCACCTGTAGCAATGCAAATCTCAAGGAAATACCTAGAGATCTTCCTCCTGAAACAGTCTTATTGTATCTGGACTCCAATCAGATCACATCTATCCCCAATGAGATTTTTAAGGACCTCCATCAACTAAGAGTTCTCAACTTGTCCAAAAACGGCATTGAGTTTATTGATGAGCATGCCTTCAAAGGAGTAGCTGAAACTTTGCAGACTCTGGACTTGTCTGACAACCGGATTCAAAGTGTGCACAAAAATGCCTTCAATAACCTGAAGGCGAGGGCCAGAATTGCCAACAACCCCTGGCACTGTGACTGTACTCTACAGCAAGTTCTGAGGAGCATGGCGTCCAATCATGAGACAGCCCACAATGTAATCTGTAAGACTTCCGTGTTGGATGAACACGCCGGGAGACCGTTCCTCAATGCTGCCAATGATGCTGATCTTTGTAACCTCCCTAAAAAAACTACCGATTATGCCATGTTGGTCACCATGTTTGGCTGGTTCACCATGGTGATCTCATATGTGGTGTATTATGTGAGGCAAAATCAGGAGGATGCACGGAGACACCTTGAATACTTGAAATCCCTGCCAAGCAGGCAAAAGAAAGCCGATGAACCCGACGACATTAGCACTGTGGTATAG